The genomic stretch CAAACTGAAGAAGATTCTGCTGGATGAACACAACAAGTATAGAAATCAGGTGGCCAAGGGGGAACTCGACTGGTTACCGTCGGCTTCTACTATGGTTCGAATGGTGAGTTCTTACTGTAAATTCGAGAACAACTCGTTTGATGCTAAACACATCTTTCACAGGATTGGGATGACGATTTGGCCTATCTGGCGGAACTGAATGCCATCCAGTGTGAGTTCGCCCACGACAAGTGCCATAACACGAAGAGCTATCCAAATTCCGGCCAAAATATCGCTAGCTGGGGTACATCCGAAAAGGACATCGATATTGAAGCGACGCTGAAAACGCTGGTACAAGAGTGGTGGGACGAGCGTCACTTTGCCACCCCGAAGTTGATCAAAAAGCTGTATGACAAGGAGAAGGCACTGCACTTTACCATGCTGACCCGGGATATCGCCAGTCGCGTTGGTTGTGGAATGGTAAAGTACCGCCAGGGCGAGTTCTTCTGGGTTCAGCTGGTGTGCAACTATTCGTACACTAACATGATCGGAACACCGGTCTACAAGCAGGGTAAGGCATGCTCGGGGTGCAAATCCGGCTGCGACAGCGAATACGATGGGCTGTGCGGAAAGGAC from Wyeomyia smithii strain HCP4-BCI-WySm-NY-G18 chromosome 3, ASM2978416v1, whole genome shotgun sequence encodes the following:
- the LOC129731717 gene encoding antigen 5 like allergen Cul n 1-like; translation: MLQGVVLLCAFAAVFVQAQDYCDSELCDQGVAHIGCNANTELSSNCKEGSKYTFDDKLKKILLDEHNKYRNQVAKGELDWLPSASTMVRMDWDDDLAYLAELNAIQCEFAHDKCHNTKSYPNSGQNIASWGTSEKDIDIEATLKTLVQEWWDERHFATPKLIKKLYDKEKALHFTMLTRDIASRVGCGMVKYRQGEFFWVQLVCNYSYTNMIGTPVYKQGKACSGCKSGCDSEYDGLCGKDESVDVS